Genomic DNA from Sporomusaceae bacterium FL31:
CCGGTAGCAACACCAATGATACCAGGCATGAAAAAGCTATGATTGATAATAAATTTACCGATTCTTGTAGTGCCTGACCGATCAAATCCGATGCAAGCCAGATCACTTGGATAAGTCGGTAAAACAAAGTAGCCGTAAGCCGCTGGGAAAAACGCAACCATCATTTTAGGATCTACACCTAAACTGATACCCATCGGCGCAATAGCAGCGATCGCGGCACCCTGACTGTTAACCAATTTTGAAATCAGGAACAACACAACTGCGTATAGCCATGGCTGGCTTGCAACAACACCGGCCAACGTATTCTTCAATAAAGTGAAGTGAGACTGAAAGAAAGAATCAGCCATCCACGCTACACCAAACACCGATACGATTGCCACCATACCAGCTTTGAAAACCGGTCCATTTGCTATTTCGCGAGGATTGACTTTGCAGGTCATTAAAATAAATGCACCAGCAACTAACATCAGCATTTGAATAACCAAATTCATTGAAAGTGGTTTTAACTTGCCAGCAGGTCCAAAAGAAGGAAGCAGTTGCGGGAAAGCACCGAATATGACTACACCGAGAATAGCAGCAAAGAAGATCCCGGTAGACCAATAATATTCCTTCGGAAACACTTTGCCTAACAAGGTATCTGAAGCGCTATAGATTTCCGCCTTTTGCTCCGGATCCTTAAGTCTGGCTTGAAACTCTTCATCTTTGTCCAGATCCTTGCCACGACGCATGCTCCAAAGAGCAGCCACCAATACACCGGCAAGAGTAGCAGGAATTGAAACAGACAATAATTGCAAAATCCCAATAGCCTTACCAACGCCATGGGCCTGCGCTAGGATAGAAACCATCGATACGACCGAAACGGAAACAGGGGATGCCCCGATACCCATTTGTGATGCAACTGATGCAACAGCCATAGGTCGTTCTGGGCGAATATTTTTGTTAATTGCAATATCATAGATAATCGGGAACATGGTATAGACCACGTGACCAGTACCACATAAGAACGTTAAGGCCCAAGTCGTTACAGGAGCAAGAATGGTGATATGCTCTGGATGACGACGCAGCAGTCGCTCTGCAAAGCGCATCATAACGTTTAATCCTCCGGCAGTTTGCAGAACTGAAGCACAAGCAATAACCGCCAAGATAGTCAACATAACATCAACAGGTGGTTTGCCAGGCTCGACACCAAAAACAAAAGTAAGTATAAAAAGACCGATACCACCAATTAGACCAAGCCCCATACCGCCAAAGCGGGTACCTAGGAGCAGGCAGCCTAAGACTACTAGAACTTGCATAGAAATCATGTTTTTAGAAAATCCCCTTTCTTTTCTGTCTAAATTTGTCGGAAATAAAGTTTAGTCCAGTTATTATTATAAGGCCCAAGGTCTATGGTCCAATTAATAAATAATTTAAATAAGTAGTTTTGTAACTAAGTAAAGCAACAACCACCCGTGCCTGCTTTAGCAGGATGCGAGTGGTTGATTTTCTAAAATATAAAACCATTAATCGGCAAAATTTACTGATGATTTATCATTTGCGCAGCGATATTTTGATATCGGACGACCGACAGCACCATAACTAATTTTGACACTAAGCAGCCCTTCTACTTCCAGATATTTTAAATATTTTCGCATGGATACTTGGGAAATTCCAACAAAACTAGCCATGGTTTCTGCCGTAAATTCACCACTGCTGGCTACAATACACTCCCATACCCGTTTTAAGGTATGCCGGTCCAGACCTTTAGGCAGCTCATTTTTTTCGCTGCTGGCAGTTTGTCTGAAAACCTGTTCATCTAAAGCCGTTTGACTAAAATCGCTTTGATTCTCAATAAATGCCAAACGTTGCTTATAATTTAATAAGGCTGCTTGAAAACGTTCGAACTCAAAAGGTTTGATCAAATAATCTGCCGCACCCTGGCGGAGAGCAGCCTGCACTGATTGCTTATCTCTGGCTGCAGTGACCAAGATGACATCCGTTTTATACTGCTGGCGGCGAATGGCTGCCAATACCTCAAAACCATTCATTCCTGGCATAAATACATCTAACAGTACTAGTTCTACCCGGCTCTCTTGTAAGAATGCCAGTGCTTCATCACCATTGCGGACAATTGCCGCCAAAGTAAATCCATCAATTTTTTCTAAAAACCGCCGGTTTAACTCAGCTACCATTGGGTCATCTTCTACAATAAGAACTCTTATCATCATCCGAGTTCACCTCCAATTTCATAAGGTATCATAATCGTAAATATTGTTTTCCCCTCATCAGTCCGCATAAACTCAATACGTCCACCTAAACTATCGACATTTAATTTTACTAAATATAAACCAAAGCCCCGCTCATTAGCCTTATTCGAAACCCCCATTTCAAAAATATGTTCACTTAACTCTGGAGCAATGCCAGCACCAGTGTCTATTACCTCAATAACCAGGCAGTTGTCCTTATAGTTAAGAGCTAGATCAACTTGCTGCTTAGCACTGTTGGCCACAGCATCAAATGCATTTTCAATAAGATTCCCCACAATGGTAACCAGCTTATGAGTGGTCTCGGCATCTTCGGCTTCCGGTAAGAAGCTGTCATCAGTTAATTCCATTAGAATGCTTCGCTCTCGTGCTAGACTTAGTTTGCTCAAGATAAAACCTGCCATAACAGGATTGCGTATTCTTCGCCCCACATAATCGACTTCTGCTTGATGATCAGATGCAATTCGCTGAATATAAGTGGCTAATAAATCATAGTTTTCGAGTTGCACTAGCCCCAAAATTACATGGAGCCGATTCATAAATTCATGAGCTTGCGACCGTAGAGCATCCACATAATCGCGAACACCGGTAAGTTCTTCTGCGAGTTGTTTTACCTCGGTTTTATCGCGGAAAGTCGCAATTGCCCCTACAATAGTGCCATTTACTACTAAAGGTATTTGATTCGCAAGCACTGAAACACCAAAGATTTCTTGTTCCTGATTCAGCTCCATTTTTCCTGTTTCCATAATTTCTAATAATCGGGTATGAGGCACAAATTCATCAACTGGCCGTCCTAAGGGATCGGCTTCTATCCCACTTAACCGAAGCAATCGCTTCCCTTCTTCATTGAGCAACGTGATAACGCCATTACGGTCAACAGCCATGATGGCTTCGCGAACCGATTGCAAAATAATACTCCGCTCTTCTAATCGCTTGGCAATGACTGCCGGTTCCAGCCCAAATAGAACACCCTTGGTCTCTCTGGCTAACAGCAAAGCCCCTACAGTCCCGACTACCATACCGACCACCATAACGAGCAGTAAAATCATTTGCGTTTGCGCTACTGCGTCATGCACATATTGCATGAGAATTCCGACAAGCACCACTCCAACCTGCCTGCCATCAGGACCAAATACGGGAGAAAATGCCCTCAGAGAATAACCCAATGTTCCCTCGGCTTCTGATAGGTATTCTTGACCAGATAAAGCAGCTGCCTCATCGCCTCCGACTAATTTTTGTCCCACCATTTCAGGATTAGGATGTGACTTTCGCACTCCATCCATATCAAAAATCACAATAAACTGGACATTAGCCAGCGTCTTATTAATATTCGCATACTGCTGAATATCTGCACTATCCCGCTTGCCAGTCAGCCCCTCTATAATAACTGGAGACTGAGCCATAAAGCGGGCTATGCTAATAGCTTGCCGCCCCATACTATCCTTAACTTGTTCTGCCATACTGCGTGAAATAAGCAAGCCGGTTACCATTAAGACAACAGCTACCACACCACAGACGAGCACAATAATCTTGGTCTGCAATTTAAATTCAAGCTCAAAAATAGATCTAATGTTCATTATTCTTCCTCTCACTATTCTTTCATCCAAATAAGTGATATACGCAAAATCAGCTTCGGGTATTAATTCCACTCAAGAATCTTTTTTCCTTCGTAGAATGATTTTAGCAATATCCGGTATATGTAAAAAAACTAAACATAGCCAAAAGACAACTTTTCCTTTATATTAAAAACCACCGTTCTGCACATTTACATAATAAATTCATATTATGTATTAAAGGTCGATACCTAATAACTCAGTAAAGGAGTTTTAGCACGATGAGAATACCGCAAGGATTAGGTTTTGATTTGACTAATGGCGTCAATTTAGCCATTGTTTTGGTTAACGGAAACGTATTGCAAGGAACACTTTTGGCAGTAGTTGGGGATCGCAATATGGGCTATTATCCTCCAATACCGCCCAATCAACAGCCGCGGGAGAATAACACTGAATTCTTATTATTGCAACTGACTTGTGCCTTTGCCAGTTTCCCAGAAGGTACGATCATCGCAGTCAATGTAGAGCAAATTCAACTGATTGGTCCGGATACTTTCACTTGCATTGACTAATGAAGTAACTAAACGAATAAGCAGCGGCCAGAACTCTGGCCGCTGCTTATTCGTTTAGAACAATTTACATAATACTATCTTAAAAATCTTCGTAGTCCTTATGCAAAACAATATTTCTTCCTGCACTTTTTGCTTGATACAAAGCTCGGTCAGCGAAAGCCACCAATTGATCTGGGCTTGTAATATCGTCACGCTGTCCAGGCATACCGGTGGCAATACCGCCACTCACTGTTAAATTCTGTTTAACAGGTGAGCTGCTATGCTCAATTTGCAACGACTCGATAGCGGCTCGGATTTCTTCGCCAACCTGCAATGCCCCGGAGCGATTCGTTGTCGGCAGAATAACGACAAATTCCTCACCGCCATAGCGCGCAACGACATCTCCAGGTCGCTTTAATGTATTACGAATGGTGTCCGCAACTTTCCTCAAACAATCATCACCAGTTAAATGTCCATAGGTATCATTGTAATTCTTAAAAAAATCAATATCGAATAAACCAATGGATATGGATTGATGATCTCGTTTAGCGCGGCGCCACTCTCGCTTTAGCACCTCGTCAAAGTAGCGGCGATTAGCAATGCCGGTAAGTCCGTCCACTGAAGAAAGTTTCAGCAGCCTTGTATTTAAATCGACTAACTGTTTTTCACGCGCTTTACCATTCTCGATTTCTTTTCTTAGCTTTAAAGCAGATTGAACACGCGCAACCAGTTCCACCTTATCGGCAGAACAGGTGATACTCTCAAAATTGGCTTCATCTAACGCTTTTTCAATTTGGCTAGCCTCAGCATTTCCGGTTACCATAATTACAGGAACATTTTTTAGATTTTCTATTGCAACATGCTGGGCAACTTCAACACCAGGACCAGGTATGGTGACATCCATTAAGATGATATCAATATCTCCGTCTAAGATTAAAATTGCCATCTCCGAATTCCCCCTATCTTGTATTTCCGGACTCATCTACCAGACCACTAACCCGCTTGAACTGATAAAAATAAAAAACACTCCTTTGCTAGGAGTGGTCGGTTACACTATTGGCTCCTGACAGCCCAAGTGTCCAAGTACGGGCTGCCGTTCATCGCTTCCAAACAACTATTCATCTTGATTGATTCTTTCTGATCTAGTTGATTTTATCTACTTTCATTATATTCCTAATTGCTGAAAACCAAAATCCAGGAGTTTCGCTGCATCCTGCCACCGGTAATCACTATTTAAAACAACCGCAATAAGTTGAACATTCCCTCGTTTGGCTGCAGCGACCAAACACTCGCCAGCATCATTAGTAAATCCTGTTTTCACACCATTTGCTCCCGCATAAGTAGCAAGGAGTTTATTGGTATTGTGCGCACGCGTGCTAATTCCATTTAAAAATCGAACTTCATGATCACGGGTGGAAACGATTTGCGCAAACTCCGGATTTTTCAGTCCGTAAGCAGTAATCAGTGCCAAATCATAGGCTGTAGTAAAGTGATTGATAGGATCAGGTAAGCCATGAGGATTACTAAAATGGGTTCGGTTAGCCCCAATTTTCTCAGCTTGTTCATTCATCAAGTTTACAAAGGACGGGATAGATCCAGCCACTGATTCTGCGATAGCTTCAGCGGCATCGTTTCCTGAAACCAGCATCATTCCATATTCGGCTTCCCGTAATGTCAGCTTATCATTGACACGAAGTTCCAGACTTGATCCTTCGCAGCCAGCAACTTGTGGACTAACAACAACAACATTGTCAGGTTTGCCTTTTTCCAAGGCCGTAATGAGGGTCATAATCTTGGTGGTACTGGCGGGATACATAATAGCATTAGGATTTTTCCCAAACAATAGGTGCTGATCATCAGCTACCATGACAACAGCAGCTTCGGCATAGATTTGCGGTGGTGCTGCCAATGCCAGCTTGACTCCAGCCAGTAGTATGAGTGCCAGTAATACGGAAATTCGTTTTAGCATCTTAAAAACTCCTGTTACGTTTAGTAATCGTATAAGATAACTTGAATTACTATGATTCGACCATCAACTTACATTTCCTTCCACATATCAGAATAATTGTAAAATAATATGATTGGTAACATGTTACTGAATTTTATTTGATTTGCGCGCAAGTTGTTCTGTAATCATTTTGCCTGTTCTAGAGAAGGACTTTCAGCATTTTCTATAGAATTTCTTTCCTTAATTGTCTGGATTTAATCACATACTTCTTTTCTGATGTAAGCTTGAGTTTTTAGCGAGTTTCATTCATACATAGCTTTATAAACTTGAGGAATCATAGAATTGGACACAAAGTCCTTAAAGAGGTATACCATGGTATACCTCTTTAAATACGCTGGAAAGGACGGTTGGCTCAATTGTTGCGATATTTATTAAATCGAATTTTTAATTCCTGTATCGTTTTGCTGGCAATTATTACGATCACTTTCCTGCTTATGCATGCTATTCCAGGCGGTCCCTTTACCGGCGAAAAAAATCTTCCGCCTGCTGTATTGAAAAATATTGAGGCCCGCTATCATCTCAATGATCCTCTATGGCAGCAATATACTGATTATCTGGTAAATTTAGTCCATTTTGATTTAGGTCCATCCTTTAAATATGCAGGCCGCTCAGTCAATGACATCATTGAAGAGAGTTTTCCAGTTTCTTTGCAACTCGGGACAGCAAGTATTAGTTTGGCGATCTTATTCGGTATTCCAGCTGGAGCCATTGCGGCACTGCGTCAAAATAAATGGCAGGATTATAGCACCATGTTTCTGGCAACACTAGGTGTTTCTATGCCCAGCTTTGTACTGGCAACTTTATTGATTTATGGATTTGCAATCAAACTGGCTTTATTGCCGGCAGCCTTATGGGATGGCGTCGAATATATGATACTGCCGGCTCTGGCTTTGGCAGGTCACCCTATGGCGTTTATTGCCCGCCTTACGCGCTCCAGTATGCTTGAAGTTCTCAGCCAGGACTATATTAAAACAGCCCGGGCAAAGGGTTTGTCACAAACAGTAATTCTTTACCGTCATGCATTAAAAAATGCGCTCATTCCTGTCGTCACTTATATTGGTCCAATGGCCGCGGGCGTGTTGACCGGCAGCTTCATCATTGAAACCATCTTCGCCATTCCCGGACTAGGGCGCCATTTCGTTACCAGCATTTACAATCGAGATTATACCGTCATTCTTGGCATAACGGTTTTTTACAGTGTGCTAATCATTGTCTTTAACCTTTTGGTTGATCTCATTTATCCGTTATTAGACCCCCGCATTAAAGTCAATAAGGAACAAGGGAGCTAAGCCATGCATCTCAATTGTGATTCTTTTGAACCAATTAAACACCGGGATATTTCTCCCCCTGCCATAACTCCCGCCACGCAAGGTCAGCATGCCTGGCGGCGTCTAAAAGCCAACAAATTAGCGATGCTAGGCTTATATACCATTATCCTGATTATGATGATTGCACTTGTCGGTCCCTGGCTATCTTCACTATCCTATTCAGATCAAAATCTGCTGCAAGCCAATAAGCCGCCCAGCAGCGAGCATTGGTTTGGAACGGACAGCCTAGGCCGTGATTTATTTATCCGTGTCCTTTATGGTGCCCGTATTTCTTTGTCTATCGGCATTGTTGCCAGTCTGATCAATCTTTCTATCGGGGTAATCTACGGTGGGATTGCCGGTTTCTTTGGCGGCCGCGTTGACCGGATGATGATGAACATTGTTGATATTTTATATGGAATCCCCGTGTTACTTTATGTAATACTATTAATGGTTCTCCTAAAACCAGGTTTAACAAATATTTTTATCGCCTTGGGCATTGCTTACTGGCTGGGTATGGCCCGGATTGTCCGGGGCCAAATCTTAAGTTTAAAAGAACAGGAATTTGTCTTGGCAGCACGCACGATTGGCGCCAGCTCCTGGCAAATATTATTTCGTCATCTACTCCCCAATTGTTTGGGGCCTATTATCATTACCATGACCCTGGCAATCCCGGAAGCCATCTTCGCCGAAGCGTTTTTAAGTTTTATCGGCCTTGGTGTAGCAGCACCAATGGCTAGCTGGGGTGTATTGGCTTCTGAAGGGGTAACCAGTTTGCGGTCTTATCCTTTTCAATTATTTTTTCCAGCTCTTGCGATCAGTGTAACCATGCTAGCCTTCAATTTTCTAGGAGATGGTCTGCGCGACGCACTCGACCCCCGGGTACGGCGCTAAGGAGGTACTTCAAATGAACCCTTTATTAGAAGTAAGCAATTTATCGGTTGTCTTTGATACTTATGCAGGTCCAGTCAAGGCTGTCGACAATGTCAGCTTTCAGATTTTCCCCGGCGAGGCCGTCGGCATTGTGGGTGAGTCCGGCTGTGGCAAAAGTGTGACAGCGCATTCCATCATGCAACTTAATCCGACGCCGCCTGGCCGCTATCCCAGCGGCAAAATTCTCTTTGATGATACCGATTTACTACAGCAAACCGAATCAGCACTTGAAAAGATTCGCGGCAATGCCATCAGTATGATTTTTCAAGATCCTCTGACTGCGCTAAATCCTGTGCTTACCATTGGAAATCAAATTGCTGAAACATTGCAATTACATCAAAAGCTTGATCAACAGTCCGCTTATCGTCAGGCTGCTGAACTGCTGCGTCTGGTCGGCATCCCGGCGCCGGAGCAGCGTCTGCAAGATTATCCTCACCAATTCAGCGGCGGCATGCGCCAGCGGGCCATGATTGCAATAGCACTCTCTTGCAACCCCAAATTACTGATTGCAGACGAGCCTACAACGGCTCTTGATGTAACCATCCAAGCCCAAATTCTTGATTTATTAAAAGACCTGCAAGCCAAACTCAATACCGCAATTATATTTATTTCTCATGACCTTGGAGCCATTGCCGAATTATGCAGCCGGGTCATTGTCATGTATGCCGGAAAAATCATTGAGTCCGGTACAACAGCAGACATTTATTATCACCCTCAGCATCCTTACACCTGGGGACTGCTCAAATCACTGCCGCGACTGGATACGCCTCATAAAGAACAGCTAACTACAATTGCCGGACAGCCGCCTGATCTTTTACAGCCACCTGCTGGCTGTCATTTCCATCCACGCTGTCCTTATGCCATGTGTATCTGTGCTGAGCGCTATCCTGAAGTCACTCAGCTTTCCACCGATCATCAGGTCACTTGCTGGCTGCAGCATCCGGGCGCTCCTAAGATATCGCGGGAGGTTAAGGGCCAATGACACAACCAGTATTATTAGACGTCCGTCATCTAAAAAAGTACTTTCCGGTCAGTACTGATTTCTTTGGGCGGCCAACCGTCTACGTAAAAGCTGTTGATGATATCAGCTTTACAGTGCGCCGGGGTGAAACCCTTGGCCTTGTTGGCGAAAGCGGCTGTGGCAAATCAACAGCAGGTCGAACCATTATGAATCTTTATCAGCCAACTGCCGGCGAGATTTTATTACACGGACAAAGCATCCTTGCACTGGCTGCAAATAAAAGATTAAGCCAGACCATCCAGATGATTTTTCAGGATCCCTACGCGTCCCTCAACCCCCGCATGACGGTTGGTGACATCATTGGTGAACCTATGGCTATTCACAAAATAGCTGCTGCCGCCCAACGATCGGACAAAATCGCCGACTTATTAAAATTAGTCGGCTTATCCCCGGAACACGTTAACCGGTTTCCCCATGAATTC
This window encodes:
- a CDS encoding serine-type D-Ala-D-Ala carboxypeptidase — encoded protein: MLKRISVLLALILLAGVKLALAAPPQIYAEAAVVMVADDQHLLFGKNPNAIMYPASTTKIMTLITALEKGKPDNVVVVSPQVAGCEGSSLELRVNDKLTLREAEYGMMLVSGNDAAEAIAESVAGSIPSFVNLMNEQAEKIGANRTHFSNPHGLPDPINHFTTAYDLALITAYGLKNPEFAQIVSTRDHEVRFLNGISTRAHNTNKLLATYAGANGVKTGFTNDAGECLVAAAKRGNVQLIAVVLNSDYRWQDAAKLLDFGFQQLGI
- the malR gene encoding transcriptional regulatory protein MalR, encoding MMIRVLIVEDDPMVAELNRRFLEKIDGFTLAAIVRNGDEALAFLQESRVELVLLDVFMPGMNGFEVLAAIRRQQYKTDVILVTAARDKQSVQAALRQGAADYLIKPFEFERFQAALLNYKQRLAFIENQSDFSQTALDEQVFRQTASSEKNELPKGLDRHTLKRVWECIVASSGEFTAETMASFVGISQVSMRKYLKYLEVEGLLSVKISYGAVGRPISKYRCANDKSSVNFAD
- the oppC_1 gene encoding oligopeptide transport system permease protein OppC; amino-acid sequence: MHLNCDSFEPIKHRDISPPAITPATQGQHAWRRLKANKLAMLGLYTIILIMMIALVGPWLSSLSYSDQNLLQANKPPSSEHWFGTDSLGRDLFIRVLYGARISLSIGIVASLINLSIGVIYGGIAGFFGGRVDRMMMNIVDILYGIPVLLYVILLMVLLKPGLTNIFIALGIAYWLGMARIVRGQILSLKEQEFVLAARTIGASSWQILFRHLLPNCLGPIIITMTLAIPEAIFAEAFLSFIGLGVAAPMASWGVLASEGVTSLRSYPFQLFFPALAISVTMLAFNFLGDGLRDALDPRVRR
- a CDS encoding GGDEF domain-containing protein, yielding MAILILDGDIDIILMDVTIPGPGVEVAQHVAIENLKNVPVIMVTGNAEASQIEKALDEANFESITCSADKVELVARVQSALKLRKEIENGKAREKQLVDLNTRLLKLSSVDGLTGIANRRYFDEVLKREWRRAKRDHQSISIGLFDIDFFKNYNDTYGHLTGDDCLRKVADTIRNTLKRPGDVVARYGGEEFVVILPTTNRSGALQVGEEIRAAIESLQIEHSSSPVKQNLTVSGGIATGMPGQRDDITSPDQLVAFADRALYQAKSAGRNIVLHKDYEDF
- the oppD_1 gene encoding oligopeptide/dipeptide ABC transporter ATP-binding protein; its protein translation is MNPLLEVSNLSVVFDTYAGPVKAVDNVSFQIFPGEAVGIVGESGCGKSVTAHSIMQLNPTPPGRYPSGKILFDDTDLLQQTESALEKIRGNAISMIFQDPLTALNPVLTIGNQIAETLQLHQKLDQQSAYRQAAELLRLVGIPAPEQRLQDYPHQFSGGMRQRAMIAIALSCNPKLLIADEPTTALDVTIQAQILDLLKDLQAKLNTAIIFISHDLGAIAELCSRVIVMYAGKIIESGTTADIYYHPQHPYTWGLLKSLPRLDTPHKEQLTTIAGQPPDLLQPPAGCHFHPRCPYAMCICAERYPEVTQLSTDHQVTCWLQHPGAPKISREVKGQ
- the dcuB gene encoding C4-dicarboxylate ABC transporter, which encodes MISMQVLVVLGCLLLGTRFGGMGLGLIGGIGLFILTFVFGVEPGKPPVDVMLTILAVIACASVLQTAGGLNVMMRFAERLLRRHPEHITILAPVTTWALTFLCGTGHVVYTMFPIIYDIAINKNIRPERPMAVASVASQMGIGASPVSVSVVSMVSILAQAHGVGKAIGILQLLSVSIPATLAGVLVAALWSMRRGKDLDKDEEFQARLKDPEQKAEIYSASDTLLGKVFPKEYYWSTGIFFAAILGVVIFGAFPQLLPSFGPAGKLKPLSMNLVIQMLMLVAGAFILMTCKVNPREIANGPVFKAGMVAIVSVFGVAWMADSFFQSHFTLLKNTLAGVVASQPWLYAVVLFLISKLVNSQGAAIAAIAPMGISLGVDPKMMVAFFPAAYGYFVLPTYPSDLACIGFDRSGTTRIGKFIINHSFFMPGIIGVATGCVVGYLLVHVLM
- a CDS encoding peptide ABC transporter permease, with amino-acid sequence MLRYLLNRIFNSCIVLLAIITITFLLMHAIPGGPFTGEKNLPPAVLKNIEARYHLNDPLWQQYTDYLVNLVHFDLGPSFKYAGRSVNDIIEESFPVSLQLGTASISLAILFGIPAGAIAALRQNKWQDYSTMFLATLGVSMPSFVLATLLIYGFAIKLALLPAALWDGVEYMILPALALAGHPMAFIARLTRSSMLEVLSQDYIKTARAKGLSQTVILYRHALKNALIPVVTYIGPMAAGVLTGSFIIETIFAIPGLGRHFVTSIYNRDYTVILGITVFYSVLIIVFNLLVDLIYPLLDPRIKVNKEQGS
- a CDS encoding two-component system sensor histidine kinase DcuS, with translation MNIRSIFELEFKLQTKIIVLVCGVVAVVLMVTGLLISRSMAEQVKDSMGRQAISIARFMAQSPVIIEGLTGKRDSADIQQYANINKTLANVQFIVIFDMDGVRKSHPNPEMVGQKLVGGDEAAALSGQEYLSEAEGTLGYSLRAFSPVFGPDGRQVGVVLVGILMQYVHDAVAQTQMILLLVMVVGMVVGTVGALLLARETKGVLFGLEPAVIAKRLEERSIILQSVREAIMAVDRNGVITLLNEEGKRLLRLSGIEADPLGRPVDEFVPHTRLLEIMETGKMELNQEQEIFGVSVLANQIPLVVNGTIVGAIATFRDKTEVKQLAEELTGVRDYVDALRSQAHEFMNRLHVILGLVQLENYDLLATYIQRIASDHQAEVDYVGRRIRNPVMAGFILSKLSLARERSILMELTDDSFLPEAEDAETTHKLVTIVGNLIENAFDAVANSAKQQVDLALNYKDNCLVIEVIDTGAGIAPELSEHIFEMGVSNKANERGFGLYLVKLNVDSLGGRIEFMRTDEGKTIFTIMIPYEIGGELG